In the genome of Channa argus isolate prfri chromosome 8, Channa argus male v1.0, whole genome shotgun sequence, the window TCATAGAGTCCCTCTATGAAACACCATTTTACACTAAACCATTATTTGGAGCTATTCAAGAGAGGGATGAAATAATAGCCTATAAATTTGTCAAGTAAAAATTTAATTCCCTCTCTTGGCCTTTCAAAAAAAGTCCTAAGAAAAGTACTCCCTCCTTTTTTGACCACTCCCCCTCATTCTTTTTGTATAATCCTTTATAAAGTCACTGACAACCAAGTAATCATGAATGAAATCGGCTAAATAAGATATGGGTGAAATAACATTTGCAAGGCTTCCATACAGTACTTTCAAAAACAGCCTGCACTTTGCCCATGTTAGTGCTGAGTCTATTCAACAGCAGATTAATGCCATGTTTTCTATATCTTCAGAAATGTAATACACATTGTATGTTGCCAAAGCCTATCAAGCCGTCGctattatgattattatgttaataaatgGCAATGCTCATAAGATGTgctctgggtaaataaaactgttttttgggtctctctctccgtctctctctctctctcttttttttttttttgaatcagAAGGCATACACAATTAAATCAACACCACctgttacagtacagtacaactTTGGAAAGTCTCTTCATTTTTACTTCACACCTGCATACAAATCACCtccaaaaacaaagcaaaccacaaacagacacatacatcCACACACTCTCGCACACACCCACCGTCTCCAGGGCAAGTACTAGTTGTAGAACTGTTAATGATAAAACTATGCATTATGGCATCATTTATATCCAGATCACACATGTATGGAcaagtgaaacaaaatgtgtaaagtcTTATTAAGAGCAGGGATCCTGTTTTAGGTCAAACATGGCAGCTTTTCTTAGTGCCTGCAGACTCTGTGCTGCTTTTTCCACTTCAATACCTCCTTCCTCCTCGTCTTCTTTTACATTTCTCAGAGCCACCAGAAGCGTACATAGACAATGAGCATAATGAAAAAGACACCACCAGCTGCAAGCTTGGCATAGGTGGAGCGGGTATTGAGATACTTGGCATCACTCCTGTATTTCTTTGATAGAGTGGACAAGTTGCTGGCCTTGGAGTCGAGCGCTGCAGGGAGGAGGAATTAGGGGAAAGCGAGCAGGAGGGGTGAAAAGAAAGAAGCGAGAAACCAGATAAGGACAAGTCAATTACAGAAACATATGCGTCACAGACTTATATTTCAGTGCAATGACATGTTGCATCGGTTTGATCTGAAGAAACATGTACTAGCCTAATGTGAACTCACCAGAGAGAGCCTCTCCTCTCTGCAGGACCTCCTCTATGTTAGCCACCATAATCCTCTGTACATCCTGGAGCTCTGTGTTGATGCTGCCCAGATTCCTTCTCGCTCGGCTGTCTATGTAAGACTTCTTGGTTTTTTGAATATAAGTGTCTAAGGGAGAAGAGACATGATTAGTAAATGTTATTACAGTGTTGTTGCCTGGATTCTTCGCCAGTCATAGCGCTTGGTATGTATACGGGCCCAGCTTATTTCATCGAGTTATTGTAATAGTTAAATGTACCTGGTGTACCTCAAATTTCTTATTTACAGGATAGTAAGAAAAGAATTCTCATTGAGACTCCTGCCCCATTCCTAAAGGATCTGATGACAAGCTTAGACAAATTAATTTCTGTAAAATTCAATGTTATTGCAATAACTTACCTTCATTGATTCACTACAACTGAACATAATGTGATGTGCGTGTTACCTTACATAAAATGTCCCAGTGTATTCAACACAATTTGGTTACAGATATTAAATCTGtaacaccaaaaaaacaacaaaacaaacaaacaaaaaaataacccaaaacAACTTGGCTTTcacatttgtactttaaataaaatgtagataatctgcttaggaaatttacttgagtaaaagatttgaaccAGCCTTTTTAACAGAGATTCTTTTAGGGCAATACTTGAGTTAGTGTAGTTCTAGTATGCCTGCACAAAGTATATCCACAATTTCCTGTGTACGGGGCTGTGCAGtagcagactgctcagagtgaaCAGTAGGCCACCAGTGTTAATAATGTAGCTGATCTGTATATATGTCTTATACCAATGCATGTCATTAAGACATTATATCTGACATCAGTCATGTGATTAATTTTGCCATAAACGGCATTTATCTACGTACTTCTAGTTGTCTTTTCTTCTTACCAAATTCGATGAAGGAGTATGGCCGGGAAACTGTTGGGACTTTCTTTCCATGCTGCTCATGAAACTCTGCCTGCAGGTCCTCAAGGTAAGCAAAGGCCAGCTTCTTAGGAAAGCTTCCTTCACACAGTACAAGATAGCACACACCTTTCTCTATACAATAGCTGCAAGAATGGGCCAAAACATAATTATTGCAAACGTTCATCTCTGGTTCCTTCTAGAAGATAAACGACAGGTATTCTA includes:
- the sec22bb gene encoding vesicle-trafficking protein SEC22b-B, which codes for MVLLTMIARLADGLPLAASMQEDEQLGRDLQQYQSQAKQLFRKLNEQSPTRCTLEAGAMAFHYCIEKGVCYLVLCEGSFPKKLAFAYLEDLQAEFHEQHGKKVPTVSRPYSFIEFDTYIQKTKKSYIDSRARRNLGSINTELQDVQRIMVANIEEVLQRGEALSALDSKASNLSTLSKKYRSDAKYLNTRSTYAKLAAGGVFFIMLIVYVRFWWL